The genomic stretch TAATCACTGAAATTGAAGAAGCTTCAACTATTAATTTTGATGCACTTCGACTGGATAAACTCAAATATATCATTCGATTGTATAAAGAATGGTTTGAAGATTTCCCAAATTGCTTTAAGGCAAGTGTAGCTATCGCAATTCGTCCATTGATAGCGTTTACAAATGAAAGTTTTGAAATAAAGTCTTTTGCTACCAATCTTGTCTTTAATACATATCAAGTAGCTAATGTACTTGTTCCACTATATGCGCATGAATGTTTTCAGAAAGGTTTAATTTCCTTACAACAAATCCCGAAGCTTAAAATTCAGTTTCCATATCTATTTGAGGTAACTATTGAAACGCTTCATAAGTTGTCTGAATTTGAACTTTTTGAACTATCACAGCTTAAAAATTATAGCGATTTGGGTATTAATATCAATTCTCGTGAACTTGATAGACATTGGCAAATCAATGGTTTTGATATTTTTAAAAGGCTAGACTATCCTGCTGATTTACAATATCCTTATGTGAGTTTAATTAAAGGATATATTTCTGTGCAAACACTTGAACAAATTTTAGATAATGACAAACAATCATATCGTTGGCTATATCTGATGCAGAACTTTAGACCTATTGCTGATCTTACTATCGGAATTGATAGTATTGATAGAAAAATAAAGAAACTATCAGAAAAGTTAGGCGATTTAAAAAAAGGAAAAGGTTTAACTGATATTCCATATACCAAGCTTCTCAAAAAACGTGAAAATACACAAGAAAAAATAAACGCTTTGTTTGAATCAAAAAAATGTATTGAAGTCTACATTGAGAATATGCTTTCCAAGCAACTTGACGAAAATGATTTTATTGATACCGACGTTGCAATTAACGAACCGAAAATTCCTAAATTTTACTTCGATAGCTTTGTTGCAGGAATGAGTCTACTATACTATAAACATAAAAAGCCTACACTTTCACAAATTGAAAATTTAAGTACATCAAAGAAATTTCCAAATAAGGAAACACTTGGAGAAGCTATCGAATTAAGCACCATCGATCATTTTAGAAGTGTCTATCGTCATGCGAATGAAAACTACGTTTGGATAGATGGGATGCGAAACTTTTGGAAAAACTTACAATTTGACAGAAGCTTTACTAATGATAAACAGCGGTTTGAGCATAGTCAAATTCTGCCTTTACCTGTTGCTATGATGATTGCTAGGTATTTACAAATGAAAGAAGCTACTTCTATTTTCGATCCAACCGCAGGTAGTGGTAATTTATTAGTCGGGGCAAATGAACGTGTTACTCATGCAAACGAATTGTGTAAGTTAAAAAGAAAGTCTCTCAAGTTTTCAAATTTCAATGAAATAACTAATTACGATCCTACTTCACCTTATCCTAAAGAAATGCACAAATCTTTTGATATTGTCGTGTGTAATCCACCATTACTAAAATCAACGAAAACCAAAAATGAAAAACTAGATATTATTGAAGAGCATTTAGACAATGCACATTTTATGGCAGATACTTTTCAAGTACAAGAGTTAATTTCTGCACTTGCGCTATTAACTATGAAAGATGATGGAAAAGCTGTTATAGTTGTAAATACACATATTGTATTTGATGAAAAAGGGAGAATAAAACATAAAAGAGAATTTTTGAATTGGCTGTGCAAGCATTACAATATTCGTGACATTATCAATTTAGATACGGCTATCATCACAAAAGATGAAAATAAGAAACAGAAAAAAATGCTGATTCTTATTGATGGACGAAAAGAGAAACCATCATACAATACACCAACAAAAGAAAACCAACCACACCTAGCTGATGTGATTGGTTCTTTTTATGACCTTTGGGAACGTTTCAAGAGAAATCAACTACCAAGTATAGATGTTATGATTGAACAGCTTCAAATTGCAGTAAAACAAAATGAAGCATGAATTTATTGACTACGTGCTTTACGTAAGTTTTTTGTTGCTCTAATTAGTTCTGCATAGCCATTTACAAAATATTTCGATACTTTCAATATTCCATAGATTGCTATACCACAAATGACTAATTTTGTAACTGGATGCTTTAAAACCTTTTTCTTATCTATTAATGGTTTGGTTGACTTTGGAATTGAATTCAAATCCAAACCATCTAAAATAGATTTTCTTTTTGTTTGTTTATTTTTTATCATTTTTCATGTAATTTTGTTAGAAATTCATAGAAAAACTGATAATCATTTGACGGTATATTTATATTCAAAAATTTAATTTTTGAATGCTGAAAAATCAAGTAGAAATATAGCAATTTAAGGGTGTTATAAGAGTACCGTTTCAGAGTACCGAAAAGCATAGAAATGAACCCTTTTTCGGACTCCTTATTTTGTAAATAACTGGAAATCAAGCACCCAAAAATTAACCAACTGCTGGTTGCTGGTTAATTTATTTTTTTTGTTGATTTGTTGATTTGTTTTTTTGTTTTTTTGGGTTTTAAAAACACATTATTCTTTCCGTTTTTCTATTTCTTCCAAAATCACTTCCGCTTGTTCTTTGAACTTTTTTAATTCTGGCAAAAACACTTTGTAGGTTACAAAATATACGCTTGCAACTCTATTTTTATAATCAGGATCCGTAATTGCATATTCAATAAATTCTTGACTTCCTTTCATTGAGATTAGATCTGCCCACCATTCGTAATTTTTTTTGTAATGTGAATAGTTTTCTTGAAAATCATTTGCTCGCAAATCATCATCTATTTTAATTTCGCGCAAACGTTCTGTATAAAAAGCAATAATTTGTGTTGGCAAACTATCCTGAAAATTATCTATATTGAAATCTGTTAGTTGATTGTAACCGCGTTTATTAAACGTTATTTCGGGAAATCCTATGGTTAAGTATGTCAATTGTGGATTCAGTAAATATTCTATCCGCGTTACAGAATCATTTAGTATTTTAGAATATAACGGAGCTGCTGTTTTATAAAAACTTTGGATTTTATCTATTTCTTCAAGATCATTGTTCAAATCATTCGTAATACTATTGTAAATATTGGCGAGTTGTTGTTTTTCTTTTCGACTTTCATTCCAATTATTTAATGAAACTGCAATGAGAATCCCAATCACAACTAAGACAATTTCACCAATTGCGTATGCGAGATAGTTTCCAATTTTTTTATTTTTCAAGAGCTTTCTTCTTTGATTTCTAAATAATTTCATACCCGTTTTTTAAAATCCAAATCCAAGACCGAAAGCAAATCGTGGTCCATCTTCTGAATTGAATAACGACAGATTAGCCGTAAGCACATCGGCTCCGTTTAACCAAATTCCGCCACCAACAGATGTATTCCATTTCTTAGATGGATCGCCATCAGCCCAAACTCTACCATAATCAAATCCTCCAAAGAGTCCGATAGTTAATGGCACTAATTCTGTTTTTACTTTGCGAACATTCCAACGAATGTCTGTTGTTTGTACAAACGCGCTTTTCCCTGTAAAACGCTGATTTCGGAAACCTCTCAATCCTGTGTTAGCGCCCAAAGTTGCTCCTTGATAGAATTCAAATTCGTCACCAAAGTTAACGTGTCCACGCAGTTTTGTAGCCAATACCAGTCGTCCGCTTGAAATTAATCGGTGATCTATAGTAAATTCTGGAATTACATATCCAAATCCTTTGGAAGTACTTACGTTATTTTTGTATCCAGTTTCTAAACTTACTTCCATTCCCATTGTTGGAAACGCTTGGTTATCTCTGTTTTCAAAATGATATTTTGCGTTGACACCATAGAAATCTTGTTGGTCAAATACAGTAGAGTTTGCTGGTAAGTTTTGATCCAAGAAACGTCCTGGAGAGCGTTCTATTTCATTACTTTCATATACCAAACCTGCGCGTAAACTTCCGCCTAATTGTCCACGCCAAACTAATGCTGGTGTAAATTTTAATGTTCTTATTTTAACACGATTGTAATCTAAATTCGCGTCTAATCCGTCATCATCATCTGCATTCGCGTTTGAACTATTGTTCCCAAATCCGAAGAAGTTAACTGCATAATTTGGACTAGTGAAATCTACACCAAGTAATAAGTTCCATCGTCCAATAACGTTATTGAATTCTCCTAAGTAACCAACATCAAATCCACTCGTAGCAAAGTAATACGCTGCTCTAAAACTATGGCGCGAAGTGTACGGATTTCGTGCAAAACCATAGTTGGTTCGCATTGCCGAAAAACCTACTTTCATTCCATCATCTGGATTAAATCCTAGCGATGGAAGCAATTGTGTTGTTCCGTTTTTTAGTTTTTTATAATCGTACACATTGGTTTCGTAATTGTCTGTTAAGACTTTGTGTCCTTCACCTGTTTTAATGGTGTTTTTCTTTGATTTGTAATCGTAATAGGTGACTTTATCACCGTTTTTAATATCGTATGTATCATTATTTTGTCCACCAATTAAACGTACCTTGATCAAATTTCTTCCATATCCTGATACGTGAAAAACATCATCATCATCTAATGCGTAAATCCAAATTTCTTCAGTTTCACTTCTGTCATATATACGTTCATGGAAAATATCTTTCTTTTCTCCACCTTTAATTCTATATGCAGTTACTTTTGTTTGACCGTTAATCATACGCTTAACGTCGAACCAATCATCTTTATTTGTTCCTTTAATGACAGCAAGATTATTGATAACTTTGTAATAACGATCAGAAATTGCTTGTAGATTTTTAAGTCTTCCTTTTAGATACATTATGATTTTCTCCATAGATTCATCACGTACCTCTTCCGGAAATGCTAAGAATGCTTTTTCAATAACTTCATCCGTCAAACCATCTTGAATCGCTTTTACTTGCGCGTCCCAAACATCTTTCCCGGATTGCTGAATTATTTCCATATCAAGCGGATATGGTTCTACATTCATACCTTTTACATCCTTTATGTCTTTATCATAGCTAAGTAATAATCGTGCTGTTGGAATAACTGTTGTGGCAACTCCTAATACAAAACCATCCGACATTTTTGAAAATGCCTGATCTCTATCTCGCGGAAGCGGACGAAATACTCTTTTTCCGTTTTCTTTAAATTCTATCCAACGCCATTGATCTTGGTGTCTGTCCCAATCGCCAATAAGCATATCAAATAAACGTGCTCTTATGTAAGATGCTTCATCAACAACAATGTCTTCATCTTTGTGTAATTTTTTTATGAAGTCGTCTGTACTTTCCAATTCATTTTGATACCCAAAACTTGCTTTGTCGCTATGACCTTCCGAAGTATGTTCTTCTATCATATACAATTCGTCCCCAAAATCTTCATTAAATTGTCCTAATGCATTTTGTTTAGGCACATAATACAATACTGG from Kordia antarctica encodes the following:
- a CDS encoding N-6 DNA methylase → MNVHVIHNTAKNGIEIVFSNPIAKELILFLQKLGFKHFFKDETKWYADYHPAYIRFANDLKKAIESDTDWNAITIAPSFKASEFFIEKLKFCIVEIRFKKKDYFIKDEYLVFENYKRIATIIAERFALKHFGTHFDSITIYPRNYKTKAKDLFDLGAIIGLDAKGQFLPVELPPSLWEYTTDHEDESINEDSTEVITVDKTHKFNNTGILENQPDFDQLLILEIIDKLVSIEQTTKVTDTRLIQTLITEIEEASTINFDALRLDKLKYIIRLYKEWFEDFPNCFKASVAIAIRPLIAFTNESFEIKSFATNLVFNTYQVANVLVPLYAHECFQKGLISLQQIPKLKIQFPYLFEVTIETLHKLSEFELFELSQLKNYSDLGININSRELDRHWQINGFDIFKRLDYPADLQYPYVSLIKGYISVQTLEQILDNDKQSYRWLYLMQNFRPIADLTIGIDSIDRKIKKLSEKLGDLKKGKGLTDIPYTKLLKKRENTQEKINALFESKKCIEVYIENMLSKQLDENDFIDTDVAINEPKIPKFYFDSFVAGMSLLYYKHKKPTLSQIENLSTSKKFPNKETLGEAIELSTIDHFRSVYRHANENYVWIDGMRNFWKNLQFDRSFTNDKQRFEHSQILPLPVAMMIARYLQMKEATSIFDPTAGSGNLLVGANERVTHANELCKLKRKSLKFSNFNEITNYDPTSPYPKEMHKSFDIVVCNPPLLKSTKTKNEKLDIIEEHLDNAHFMADTFQVQELISALALLTMKDDGKAVIVVNTHIVFDEKGRIKHKREFLNWLCKHYNIRDIINLDTAIITKDENKKQKKMLILIDGRKEKPSYNTPTKENQPHLADVIGSFYDLWERFKRNQLPSIDVMIEQLQIAVKQNEA
- a CDS encoding DUF6090 family protein; amino-acid sequence: MKNKKIGNYLAYAIGEIVLVVIGILIAVSLNNWNESRKEKQQLANIYNSITNDLNNDLEEIDKIQSFYKTAAPLYSKILNDSVTRIEYLLNPQLTYLTIGFPEITFNKRGYNQLTDFNIDNFQDSLPTQIIAFYTERLREIKIDDDLRANDFQENYSHYKKNYEWWADLISMKGSQEFIEYAITDPDYKNRVASVYFVTYKVFLPELKKFKEQAEVILEEIEKRKE
- a CDS encoding metallophosphoesterase, producing the protein MIKSLQYFVVAVSILCVSACATFEAQYANNLEEYKFPADKEIDHSFYLIGDAGNSPSGGTSIALKMLEKDLEKASKNSTAIFLGDNIYPSGLPKKSAKGREFATHQLEVQTAITKNFKGNTIFIPGNHDWYNNSLQGLKRQEKFIENILGKDSFLPENGCPIEKIHVNDEIELITIDTQWYIVNWNNHPTINDDCDIKTRTKFLEEFSSLVKKARGKTTIVALHHPMYTNGPHDGQYTFNTHMSPVPILGSLKNLIRSTSGTANVDMSNKRYNELRKRIIALAQVNDKVIFVSGHEHSLQYIVEDNLRQIISGSGSKISGTRNVGGGQFSYGTNGYARLDVFKDGSSFVRFYSATENKIVFETEVKRADAREVKTIYPETFPEEVLASVYTKEETDKSNFYKFLWGDRYRKQYSTPVKAPTVDLDTLFGGLKPVRMGGGNQSKSLRLEDKNGTQYVMRALRKQALRYLQAVLFKDQYIKGQFDDTVTEDLILDVFSGAHPYAPFAVGPLADAVGIYHTNPVLYYVPKQNALGQFNEDFGDELYMIEEHTSEGHSDKASFGYQNELESTDDFIKKLHKDEDIVVDEASYIRARLFDMLIGDWDRHQDQWRWIEFKENGKRVFRPLPRDRDQAFSKMSDGFVLGVATTVIPTARLLLSYDKDIKDVKGMNVEPYPLDMEIIQQSGKDVWDAQVKAIQDGLTDEVIEKAFLAFPEEVRDESMEKIIMYLKGRLKNLQAISDRYYKVINNLAVIKGTNKDDWFDVKRMINGQTKVTAYRIKGGEKKDIFHERIYDRSETEEIWIYALDDDDVFHVSGYGRNLIKVRLIGGQNNDTYDIKNGDKVTYYDYKSKKNTIKTGEGHKVLTDNYETNVYDYKKLKNGTTQLLPSLGFNPDDGMKVGFSAMRTNYGFARNPYTSRHSFRAAYYFATSGFDVGYLGEFNNVIGRWNLLLGVDFTSPNYAVNFFGFGNNSSNANADDDDGLDANLDYNRVKIRTLKFTPALVWRGQLGGSLRAGLVYESNEIERSPGRFLDQNLPANSTVFDQQDFYGVNAKYHFENRDNQAFPTMGMEVSLETGYKNNVSTSKGFGYVIPEFTIDHRLISSGRLVLATKLRGHVNFGDEFEFYQGATLGANTGLRGFRNQRFTGKSAFVQTTDIRWNVRKVKTELVPLTIGLFGGFDYGRVWADGDPSKKWNTSVGGGIWLNGADVLTANLSLFNSEDGPRFAFGLGFGF